A single genomic interval of Gossypium raimondii isolate GPD5lz chromosome 11, ASM2569854v1, whole genome shotgun sequence harbors:
- the LOC105804417 gene encoding probable inactive leucine-rich repeat receptor-like protein kinase At3g03770 — translation MLLLYMLPMAKGFKHQAFLVLAIILLLINQSEQLESSQTRTLLRVRSLLNYPDILSGWNSTIDFCNTEPTSQVTVVCYEGSITQLHIIGSKGTPLLPKNFSMNSFVKALVKLPELKVLTLVSLGLWGTLPGKILHLSSLEILNMTSNSLYGTIPDELSSITSLQTLILDDNMFSGRLPEWLGLFPVLTVLSLRKNLFNGSLPESFTSLENLRVLVLSHNHFYGEVPDLSRLTNLQELDLEDNAFGPRFPQLSNKLVRLVLGKNRFRSGIPSELSSYYQLEWLDLSFNRFVGPFSPSLLSLPSITYLNIADNKLTGMLFENTSCNVELEFADLSSNLLTGHLPTCLLDSKDRVSLYSRNCLATENENQHPFSFCHNEALAVGILPHHKKSKTSKVALAMAITGGIIGGIVLLGLIFMFVRRSNADKTINKPTTRVIAEKATTVYSSKFLSDARYISQTTKLGALGLPAYRTFSLEELEVATNNFHTTAFMGEGSLGQMYRGRLKDGSFVAIRCLKMKKSRSTQSFMHHVELISKLRHRHLVSALGHCFECYLDDSSVSRIFLIFEYVPNGTLRSWISGRDRCSLTWAQRISSAIGIAKGIQFLHTGIVPGVYSNHLKITDILMDQNLVAKISSYNLPLLAEISGKVGHGTSAPPKDPSTSARVTYDDKVDVYDFGVILLEMILGRPSKSRNQVQVLKNQLEAIMATDDATRRRVADPAVRTSCSDQSLKTMMEICVRCLVKDPAERPSIEDVLWNLQFAAQVQDAWRVDSHSSEGSPISPCEPQHLRVAFH, via the exons ATGCTGCTGCTGTATATGCTTCCAATGGCTAAAGGATTCAAGCATCAGGCATTTCTAGTTCTTgctataattttacttttaatcaaTCAGTCAGAGCAGCTAGAATCATCCCAGACTCGAACTCTTTTACGAGTTCGATCGCTTCTGAATTATCCTGATATCTTGAGTGGCTGGAATAGCACAATCGACTTCTGCAACACCGAACCAACATCCCAAGTAACCGTGGTGTGCTATGAAGGAAGCATAACTCAGCTGCATATAATTGGTAGTAAAGGAACTCCTTTGCTACCTAAAAACTTTTCCATGAATTCGTTTGTAAAAGCACTTGTTAAGCTACCAGAACTGAAAGTTCTTACGTTAGTTTCTCTTGGTTTATGGGGAACATTGCCtggtaaaattttgcatttatcCTCATTGGAAATACTTAACATGACTTCAAATTCGCTATATGGAACCATCCCTGATGAGCTTTCATCTATCACTAGCCTTCAAACTCTCATACTTGATGATAACATGTTCTCCGGTCGGTTACCTGAGTGGCTCGGTTTGTTTCCGGTTTTGACAGTTCTTAGTTTGAGAAAGAATTTGTTCAATGGCTCTTTGCCAGAATCATTCACCAGTTTGGAGAATCTTCGAGTTCTTGTGCTTTCACATAACCACTTCTATGGGGAAGTGCCTGATCTTAGCAGGTTGACAAATCTTCAAGAGCTTGATCTAGAAGATAATGCTTTTGGACCTCGGTTTCCTCAACTTAGCAACAAGTTGGTTCGCCTTGTATTGGGAAAGAACAGATTTCGATCTGGCATTCCTTCTGAATTGAGCTCATATTACCAACTTGAATGGCTGGATTTGTCATTCAATAGATTTGTTGGGCCATTTAGTCCATCATTGTTATCTCTACCTTCCATTACTTACTTGAATATTGCAGACAACAAGCTCACTGGCATGCTATTTGAAAACACTTCTTGCAATGTGGAGCTGGAATTTGCAGATTTATCCTCAAATCTATTGACTGGACACTTGCCTACCTGTCTCTTGGATTCTAAAGACCGAGTTTCCCTGTATTCCCGAAATTGCCTGGCAACTGAAAACGAAAACCAACATCCATTTTCCTTCTGTCACAATGAAGCTTTAGCTGTGGGAATCTTACCTCACCATAAGAAGTCCAAAACTTCTAAAGTGGCTCTTGCCATGGCCATAACTGGAGGAATTATTGGTGGAATAGTACTTCTTGGtctcattttcatgtttgttAGGAGGTCGAATGCGGATAAGACAATCAATAAACCTACTACGAGAGTGATTGCAGAGAAAGCAACTACCGTGTATTCATCAAAGTTTCTATCTGATGCAA GGTATATATCGCAAACAACGAAGCTGGGAGCACTTGGACTTCCAGCTTACCGAACATTTTCACTAGAAGAACTTGAGGTTGCTACAAACAACTTCCACACAACTGCTTTCATGGGTGAAGGTTCTCTAGGGCAG ATGTATAGAGGTAGGCTGAAAGATGGCTCCTTTGTGGCCATTAGATGcctgaaaatgaagaaaagccGTAGCACTCAAAGCTTTATGCACCATGTAGAGCTCATTTCCAAATTGAGACATCGCCATCTAGTCAGTGCTCTTGGCCATTGCTTTGAATGCTACTTGGATGATTCAAGTGTCAGCAGAATTTTTTTGATCTTTGAATATGTACCAAATGGCACTCTCAGGAGCTGGATATCTG GACGTGACAGATGCTCACTTACATGGGCGCAGCGCATATCATCGGCGATTGGGATAGCAAAGGGCATCCAATTTTTGCACACAGGGATTGTACCTGGTGTGTACTCAAATCATCTGAAAATAACTGATATTCTGATGGACCAGAACCTTGTTGCAAAGATTAGCAGTTACAACCTGCCCTTATTAGCCGAAATTTCAGGGAAG GTAGGCCATGGAACTTCTGCTCCTCCCAAGGATCCAAGTACTAGTGCAAG GGTAACATATGATGATAAGGTCGATGTTTATGATTTTGGAGTGATTTTACTCGAAATGATTCTTGGGAGGCCATCAAAATCCAGGAATCAAGTTCAAGTTCTTAAAAACCAG CTAGAAGCAATCATGGCAACGGATGATGCAACGAGAAGACGCGTAGCAGATCCCGCAGTTCGGACATCTTGTTCGGATCAGTCATTGAAAACAATGATGGAAATTTGTGTGAGATGCCTGGTGAAGGACCCTGCAGAGAGACCTTCTATTGAGGATGTGCTGTGGAACTTGCAATTTGCTGCTCAAGTTCAAGATGCATGGCGGGTAGATTCCCATAGCAGTGAAGGATCTCCGATCTCTCCTTGCGAACCCCAACACCTTCGTGTCGCCTTCCATTAA
- the LOC105804416 gene encoding probable zinc metalloprotease EGY1, chloroplastic, with the protein MGTLTSFSFNAVNLRFTSSSIFRQRVGVQVFGSRKLNTKLCYLIPKEVSREKFLKFRCFCATNNSNNDADYTQNDGEIKEDSSNTASSTESTVTTASPPEDKAVQEKRTSNELPPSLSSRPPNIAPLGSVYNDFQIDSFKLMELLGPEKVDPADVKLIKDKLFGYSTFWVTKEEPFGDLGEGILFLGNLRGKREDVFTKLQTQLAEIVGDKYNLFMVEEPDSEAPDPRGGPRVSFGLLRKEVSEPGPTTLWQYVIAILLFLLTIGSSVELGIASQINRLPPEVVKYFTDPNAVDPPDMELLYPFVESALPLAYGVLGVLLFHELGHFLAAFPKKVKLSIPFFIPNITLGSFGAITQFKSILPDRSTQVDISLAGPFAGAALSFSMFAVGLLLSSNPDAAGDLVQVPSMLFQGSLLLGLISRATLGYAAMHAATVSIHPLVIAGWCGLTTTAFNMLPVGCLDGGRAVQGAYGKGALVGFGLTTYTLLGLGVIGGPLSLPWGLYVLICQRTPEKPCLNDVTEVGTWRKTAVTVAVFLVVLTLLPVWDELAEELGIGLVSTF; encoded by the exons ATGGGGACTCTCACCAGCTTTAGTTTTAACGCCGTGAACTTGAGGTTCACTTCCAGTTCAATTTTCCGCCAAAGAGTTGGGGTCCAAGTCTTCGGGTCCAGGAAATTGAACACCAAGTTATGTTATTTAATCCCCAAGGAAGTTTCTCGGGAAAAGTTTCTCAAATTTAGGTGTTTTTGCGCCactaataatagtaataatgacGCTGATTACACCCAAAATGATGGAGAGATTAAGGAGGATAGTAGTAATACTGCTTCATCCACGGAATCCACCGTCACGACGGCGTCGCCGCCCGAAGATAAGGCTGTGCAGGAGAAACGCACCAGTAATGAGCTGCCTCCGTCCCTTTCCTCCAGG CCACCAAACATAGCTCCTCTTGGATCAGTCTACAATGATTTCCAAATTGATTCTTTTAAATTGATGGAGCTTCTTGGACCTGAGAAAGTTGATCCTGCTGATGTAAAGCTAATTAAGGACAAGCTTTTTGGCTATTCGACGTTTTGGGTGACTAAAGAAGAGCCATTTGGAGACCTTGGTGAGggcatcctatttctaggaaaTCTAAGAGGGAAGAGAGAAGATGTTTTTACCAAACTCCAGACTCAACTGGCTGAGATCGTGGGTGATAAATACAATCTTTTCATGGTTGAGGAGCCTGATTCTGAAGCCCCAGACCCGCGTGGTGGACCACGAGTGAGTTTCGGTTTGCTGAGGAAAGAGGTGTCAGAACCTGGACCAACTACACTTTGGCAGTATGTGATAGCTATTTTGCTGTTCCTCCTGACTATAGGTTCCAGTGTGGAGTTAGGTATTGCATCTCAG ATAAACCGACTTCCTCCAGAGGTTGTAAAATACTTTACAGATCCAAATGCAGTTGATCCACCAGATATGGAACTACTATACCCATTTGTAGAGTCAGCATTGCCCCTGGCATAtggtgttttgggtgttctttTATTTCAT GAACTTGGGCATTTTCTGGCTGCTTTTCCAAAGAAAGTAAAACTAAGCATTCCTTTTTTTATTCCGAACATCACTCTTGGAAGCTTTGGAGCTATTACTCAG TTCAAATCTATTCTTCCTGACCGTAGTACCCAAGTTGACATTTCCCTTGCGGGTCCATTTGCTGGTGCTGCACTGTCTTTTTCAATGTTTGCTGTTGGTTTGTTGCTTTCATCAAATCCGGATGCAGCTGGGGATTTGGTGCAGGTTCCTAGCATGCTGTTTCAGGGTTCATTGCTTCTTGGACTCATAAGTAGAGCAACCCTTGGTTATGC GGCAATGCATGCTGCAACAGTATCAATTCATCCACTTGTGATTGCAGGATG GTGTGGCTTAACCACGACAGCTTTTAATATGCTTCCTGTGGGGTGTCTTGATGGTGGACGGGCTGTGCAG GGTGCTTATGGAAAGGGCGCACTGGTCGGGTTTGGTCTGACAACATACACACTGCTTGGATTAGGAGTG ATTGGAGGACCTTTATCGCTTCCTTGGGGTCTGTATGTGCTGATATGTCAG AGGACTCCCGAAAAACCCTGCTTAAACGATGTAACCGAGGTTGGAACATGGAGGAAAACAGCGGTTACGGTCGCTGTTTTCCTTGTTGTGTTGACCCTACTTCCTGTATGGGATGAGCTTGCTGAAGAGCTAGGTATAGGCCTTGTAAGTACATTTTGA